GCTCCACCAAGAAGGTGAAGTACTTTTGGACGTTTAGCATCAGGGATGTTTTTTGTTCTTGCTGTTACAAACTCAGAGTTATCGTGGATTTTATTAGCAAGTTTTTCAGCTTTTTTTCTAGCGTCATCAGTGCCTATGACTTCAGCTGTTGCGTAGATGCTTTTCTCCATATCTGGATAGTCTCTAAAGATCAAATTCACAGCACTAAAGCCATTTTTGATAAGTTCATCTTGGTAGTTTTTGTTAAAAACTATGATAACATCAGGAGCAAGTTTAACAAGCTCTTCGATCTGAAGGTCTTTGCCGTTTAGTGCGGCTGGCAAATTTTTAAGTTTTGGATAGACGTGCTCAAACCACTTGTTGTTTTTGATCAGATCAGTTGTGGCTACAACCTTATCCATACCGCCAAGTGCTAGGATGATCTCGTTGTTTGCATTCCACAGTGCTGCGATCTTCTCAACCTTCTCAGGCACGCTTACTTTGACACCTTTCATATCTGTGATACTTCTAGCAGACTCAGCTGCGCTTAGGCTAAGAGCTGCAAAAAGTGAAGCAACAAGGCCTATTTTAGCCACTTTGTGCATGAAATTCATTTGCATATTTTTTCCTTTTTTCGTGTGAAATAGTTTGGTTGATATGTTACTGCTATTTACATTAATGTTATGTAAAATTTGCATGTTCATTGTGAAAAAATTGCATGTTTTGTAAATTCATATAAAGCTAATAGGATAAATATTCTCTTTTTATTGACATATATCATTAGTCACTATTTTGAAATGAGATAAACTTTCTCCTAAATTTTAAAAAAGGAGAATTAATGCGTGAATACAAAAGATACTGGCTCGCACTTGTTGCTGTGCTGGTAGTTTGCTTTAGTATTTTAGGCTACTATGGCGTTGAGGTTTATAGAAATTCGCCTCCAGTTGTAAATTTTACTGACGAAAATGGCAAGGTCGTAATCGACAAAGAGAGTATCTACAAAGGTCAAGAGGCTTGGCAAAGCATAGGCGGTATGCAGGTTGGCTCTGTTTGGGGGCATGGGGCGTATCAAGCGCCTGATTGGAGTGCGGACTGGCTTCACAAAGAGCTAGTTGCTTTTTTAGAGATCAAAGCTGATGAAATTTATCATCTAAAATACGCTGATCTAAATGACGAGCAAAAAGCAAATTTAAAGGTTTTGCTCAAAAAAGAGTATAGAGAAAATAGCGTAAAGGACGATAAATTTGTGCTAAGCGCTGATAGGCTAAAGGCAATAAGTCAAGTAGCTAGCGAGTATGCTGCGCTTTTTGGTAATGACCCTAAGTTTAAGCCTTTAAGAGAAGCTTATGCAATGAAAGAAAATACACTTCCAAATGCTAGCGACAGAGCCGATCTTAACAACTTCTTCTTCTGGTCAGCCTGGGCGACAGCGACAAACAGACCTGGTAGCGAGGCAACTTATACAAACAATTGGCCGCACGAACCACTAATCGATAACGTGCCAACAAGTGAGAATGTCTTTTGGTCGATTGCAAGCGTCGTGATACTTCTAGCTGGCATTGGCTTG
This genomic stretch from Campylobacter concisus harbors:
- a CDS encoding ABC transporter substrate-binding protein, translated to MQMNFMHKVAKIGLVASLFAALSLSAAESARSITDMKGVKVSVPEKVEKIAALWNANNEIILALGGMDKVVATTDLIKNNKWFEHVYPKLKNLPAALNGKDLQIEELVKLAPDVIIVFNKNYQDELIKNGFSAVNLIFRDYPDMEKSIYATAEVIGTDDARKKAEKLANKIHDNSEFVTARTKNIPDAKRPKVLHLLGGANLLKIDGTNTIQNTWIKLGGGVNAINTEGSMIEVSAEEIINANPDIIIVGGNDTDAQIKKIKEHPAFSGSNAVKNGKVYGNPKGVFSWDRYGAENVLQILWAAKTIQPYLFKDVDMKVKTKEFYKEFLNHDLTDTEYGYILKGLNPDGSSK